One segment of Brachyhypopomus gauderio isolate BG-103 unplaced genomic scaffold, BGAUD_0.2 sc63, whole genome shotgun sequence DNA contains the following:
- the LOC143489526 gene encoding pyrroline-5-carboxylate reductase 1, mitochondrial-like, producing MSVGFIGAGQLAHALVKGFAASGVIATHKIIASSPETNLPTATALRKMGVNVTTSNKETVSRSDVLFLAVKPHIIPFVLDEIGPDIEERHLIVSCAAGVTISSIEKKLLQYHTAPKVIRCMSNTPVMVREGATVYAAGTHTELEDTKLLEQLMRSVGYCMEVEEDLIDAVTGLSGSGPAYAFTAVDALADGGVKMGLPRRLAVRLGAQALLGAAKMLLDSEHHPGQLKDNVASPGGATIHALHVMESGGFRSLLINAVEASCIRTRELQHLADQEKISPAAIKKTTLKKVLQQPGVTGVTGVGVPTGISLFNSHNSKQKGNSGQD from the exons ATGAGTGTCGGATTCATCGGAGCTGGCCAGTTGGCTCATGCGTTGGTAAAGGGCTTCGCAGCTTCAG GTGTAATTGCTACACACAAGATAATCGCTAGTTCCCCTGAAACCAACCTACCAACTGCCACTGCTCTTAGG AAAATGGGAGTGAATGTGACTACCAGCAACAAAGAAACCGTGAGCAGAAGTGATGTCTTGTTTCTGGCCGTCAAGCCACATATTATTCCATTTGTGTTGGATGAAATTGGACCAGATATTGAAGAGCGTCACCTCATTGTCTCCTGTGCTGCAGGTGTTACCATCAGCTCTATAGAGAAG AAACTGCTTCAGTACCACACGGCACCCAAGGTGATCCGATGTATGTCAAACACACCAGTAATGGTGCGAGAGGGAGCCACGGTGTACgctgcaggcacacacacggaGCTGGAGGACACCAAGCTGCTGGAGCAGCTCATGAGGAGCGTGGGCTACTgtatggaggtggaggaggacctgATAGACGCGGTTACGGGCCTCAGTGGCAGCGGCCCGGCCTAT GCTTTCACTGCGGTAGATGCACTTGCTGACGGAGGTGTGAAGATGGGTCTTCCCAGAAGGCTGGCTGTTCGACTTGGAGCGCAGGCGCTTCTG GGTGCAGCGAAAATGCTGCTGGACTCTGAGCATCACCCTGGTCAGCTGAAGGATAATGTGGCGTCACCAGGGGGCGCTACTATCCATGCACTGCACGTCATGGAGAGCGGAGGTTTCCGTAGCCTGCTTATAAACGCAGTAGAAGCGTCATGTATCAGAACCAG GGAGCTCCAGCACTTGGCTGATCAGGAGAAGATTTCCCCCGCTGCCATCAAGAAAACAACCCTGAAGAAGGTGCTGCAGCAGCCTGGGGTTACGGGGGTGACGGGGGTTGGAGTCCCGACCGGCATCAGCCTCTTCAACAGCCATAACTCCAAACAGAAGGGAAACTCAGGCCAGGATTAG
- the LOC143489525 gene encoding 5-hydroxytryptamine receptor 3A-like — MSALRPVDHWQTSTLVFAALHILSVVEVNEKAQSFSLQVFMEMSWNNEFTKWNPKDFCGITLMSISKQMLWIPDINIIESTRIEFLSLESPFLKIQSSGIVTVGQFYTTTAACKMDLYQFPFDTQICTLTLQSTLDFDELQIEPYTNDTVLTLGSNQLLQTQGEWDVLNISMSKTQLQASGKEWDQLTYMVTIKRRPLLYVIIFLLPVLFLLVLDVASYYIPKYEREKLSFKLTLLLATTVFLVIIRDTLPSTSAKIPLIGVYCSVIFTFMIVGLLKTILVIFLKSRDTRTIPNKPDETMTHAAHPSVEHSEASPHSAADSSEVLNTFQHLKHISEELRKTRLHLSSADIQEQQQPQPWTKLADLIEKAFFCIYVNAVLLFLQQISQAWFSQE; from the exons ATGAGCGCACTGCGACCTGTAGATCATTGGCAAACCTCTACACTTGTTTTTGCAGCTCTCCACATTCTCTCTGTTGTGGAAGTG AATGAAAAAGCCCAAAGCTTCTCTCTCCAGGTCTTTATGGAAATG AGCTGGAACAATGAGTTTACAAAATGGAACCCTAAAGATTTCTGTGGAATAACTTTAATGTCTATTTCCAAACAAATGCTTTGGATTCCAGATATTAACATAATTGAAAG CACCAGGATAGAGTTTTTAAGTCTGGAGTCCCCATTTTTGAAGATACAGTCTAGTGGCATAGTAACAGTGGGACAGTTCTACACGACAACAGCTGCTTGTAAAATGGATCTGTACCAATTTCCCTTTGACACCCAGATCTGCACTTTAACCCTCCAGTCTACTTTAGACT TTGATGAGCTACAGATTGAACCATACACCAATGACACTGTGCTGACTTTGGGCTCAAATCAGCTCCTCCAAACCCAAGGAGAATGGGATGTCCTTAACATTAGTATGTCCAAGACTCAGCTGCAGGCCTCTGGAAAGGAGTGGGACCAGCTCACATACATG GTTACCATAAAGAGGAGACCCTTACTGTATGTGATTATTTTCCTGCTGCCTGTCTTATTCCTCCTGGTATTGGATGTGGCTTCTTACTACATTCCTAAGTATGAAAGAGAAAAGTTGAGCTTTAAGCTGACACTACTCTTGGCAACCACAGTTTTTCTGGTAATCATCCGTGACACATTGCCCTCCACCTCTGCAAAGATTCCACTGATAG GGGTCTACTGCAGTGTAATTTTCACCTTCATGATTGTTGGCCTCCTGAAGACCATACTTGTGATTTTTCTCAAGAGCCGTGATACTCGGACAATCCCAAACAAACCTGATGAAACTATGACTCATGCTGCTCATCCTT CTGTGGAGCACAGTGAAGCCTCTCCACACTCCGCTGCAGACAGCAGTGAGGTGTTGAACACTTTCCAGCATCTCAAGCACATTAGCGAGGAGCTTCGGAAAACACGTCTGCATCTCTCATCTGCTGACATACAGGAGCAGCAACAGCCTCAACCCTGGACGAAGCTGGCAGACCTGATAGAGAAGGCTTTCTTCTGTATCTACGTGAATGCTGTTCTTCTGTTTCTGCAGCAGATTTCACAGGCTTGGTTTTCACAGGAATAA